Below is a window of Synechococcus sp. RSCCF101 DNA.
TCCTCCCAGAAGTGGTCGCCGCTGCGGATGAAGCTGTCGCGGCGGGCGTAGAGGGTGTTGAGGAAGCGATCGCCCCAGTAGCGCTGGCGGCGGTCGGGCAGCAGGATCGCCGAGACGAACCCGATCCCCACCAGCAGGGACACCAGCACCGTCACCGCTTCCAGCAGGCCGATCCGCATCAGGATCCAGCCCAGCAGCACCGCGGCGCCGATCAGGCTGAGCAGCGGCAGCCAGAGCGTGGAGCGGGGCATCAGCAGCTGCAGCGAATCGAAATCCGACACGCCGGCCTGGCGGGCCTCGCGCCGGCTGACGATGGCTCGCTCCCAGAACAGCAGCGCGATCAGCATCGAGAGGCACCAGCCGCCCGAGACGATCAGCCCGACGGTCCAGAGAATCAACATCCCGGCCTCTCCCCCCTCAGCCCGGCTCGGGCAGGGCCCGGCCGGCCTCGGCCAGCACCCGGCGCACCGCGGCCGCCCAGCCGGCTCCGTGGGGTTCCGGCGCCAGTCGGTAGCGGCCGCGGTTCAGGTTCTCCTGCAGCTCCGCGTGGGGACCGGTCGCACCGGGCACCACCACCGCCACGTCCGCGGCCTCCAGCAGCGCCAGGTCATTGGGGGAATCGCCCAGCGCCAGCACCGACGCTCCTTCCGCTCCGAGCCGCCGCTGCAGATGGGCCAGGGCCAGACCCTTGTCCGTGGCCCCGCCGATCAGGTGTGCCAGACGATTGCCCTGGAGCACCTTGAGGCCCATGGCGGCGGCCGCCGCCTGCACGGCCGGCCAGGTGTCCGCGGGCGGCGGCAGGAAGGGCATGCTCCACTGCCGCTCCATCGCCATGGTCAGCGCCTGGCCTCCGAGGCCGGTCAGCCGCCGCACCTGCTCCGGCTCCAGATCCACCAGAGCCGTGAGGGAGACGCCGGTGGCATCCGCCATCCGCATCAGGGCCTGATGCAGCGACCGGCTGTCCGGGCCGAGTCCCTCATCGCGTTCGGGGGCGTCGCGCTCCAGCAGCACCGCGCCGCCGTTCTCCACGATCGCAGGGCCCACCAGGGCCATCTCCCGCTGCAGGCTGCGCACCTCGCTGGCCGTCTTGCTGGTGCAGGGGATCACCGGGATCCCGGCCTGCCGCAGCACCGCCAGGGTGGCCGCCGCCGGCGACCAGTCGTAGCGGTGATCGAGCAGGGTGCCGTCCAGGTCGGTCACCACCCACCAGTCCGCTGTGCCGTTGCCGGTCGCTGTCATCCCAGCCCCTGCAGCCACAGCACCCCGTAGGGCGGGATGGTGGGCGTGGCGGCTTCCAGCAGGGAACCGCTGAGTCGGTCCACCAGGGGCTGGGGAGCGAGCGGCTGGCCGTCAGCGGCCTGAAGCAGCCGGGCCAGGGGCAGATTCAGCCGCTCGGCGGTCATGTTGTGCACGGCCCACACGTGATGGCCATCTTCACCCCGCCGCAGCAGCACCAGATCGCTGCGGCTGCCGCTGAGGCAGCGCATCGGCGCCTCCGGATGGAAGGCCCTGAGCTGATGGCGCACCCGCAGGGCGTGGCCGATGGCGGCCAGGGCCCGGGCGGCGGGCGCATCGGGATCGCGCAGGCGCCGGTTCACCGCCTCCTCGAGAAACCGTTCCCGGTTGAGGTCACGCCGCAGGCCGGTGCGCGCGAAGCGCCCCCGGTCGTTGCGGGAGGTGAGCAGGGTGGGCAGGTAGAAGGCCGGCACCCCCGCCAGCGCCGCCACCAGCAGCTGGCTGCAGAGGTAGCGCTCCCACTGCAGGGTGTCGCCGCCACCGCTGTCCGCCATGGCGCTCCACCAGGTGATGTTGATCTCGTAGGGGCTGTCGCTGCCGTCGGCCCGGCGCCGGTGGCTGATCAGTCCCCCCTGGATCTCGCAGTGGCGCAGCAGGCGCTGCAACCGCTCCTCCGGCATCAGACCCTCCACGGGTCGCAGGCCGATGCCGTCGTGGGAGGCGGAGAAGTTGAGCAGCGCCGTGCCCGCCGGCAGCACCGGCCAGCGGCAGAGCCAGCTGTTGAGCAGGTCGGCCCGGCCGCTGGTGAGGCACTCCAGCAGCAGCGGCGGCAGGGGGAAGTTGTAGGCCAGCTGGGCTTCATCGCCCGGCCGCAGGTAGGAGAGGTTCTCCTCCTCCGGCACGTTCGTCTCGCTCACCATCACGGCTGCGAACTCCCGGGCCTGCAGCACCATGCGCAGCACCTTCACCAGCGCGTGGGTGCGCGGCAGGTGAATGCAGGAGCTGCCGGCCTCCTTCCAGAGGAACCCCACCGCATCGAGGCGGATCCAGTGGGCTCCGTGGCTGAGCAGCCGATCGATCTGGGCCACGAACTCCACCAGCACGGCGGGGTTGCGCCAGTCCAGATCCACCTGGTCCGGGCCGAAGGTGGTCCACAGCTCCCGCGGTCCCTGCGCCGTCTCCACCCGGGTGAACAGGGCCGAGCTGCGCGGCCGCACCACCTGGTCCCAGCCCTCCTCGGACGGGCGGGCCAGCACCATCTGTCCGCCGGGGACCGCACCACGGCGGAAGTCCTGCACCCAGCGGTGCGAGGAGGACACATGGTTCAGCACCAGATCGGCCATCAGGGTGCGGCCCTCCGCCAGGGCGGCCAGATCCACCCAGTCGCCGTAGGCGGGATCGATGCGGGTGTGGTTGCTGATGGCGAAGCCGCCGTCGCTGGTGGATTCCAGAAACGGCAGCACATGCAGCACCGGAAACAGCCCGGGGCAGTGCTGATCGAGGAAGCGGCGCAGGGTGCGCAGTCCCGGTTCGCCCGGTGCCTGGACGGCATCGGCGTAGCCGATCAGCACCGCGGTGCGCTGATCCCAGCCTGCAGTGGCCGGGGCCGGCGTCCGCTGCAGCCGATGCGACAACAGGGCCGCGGCCATGCCGGGAGGATGGTCGCCGTAGATCCACCAGAGCAGATCGTCCAGTCGTCCCACATCGGATCGGCCGCCCTCCAGGGGGGGGTCCGTCGATCCGATGGCTTCCGGGGGTGCCTCATCCATGCGGTGCAGCCTCCGGCAGAGAGGACATCACGACTGTTTCGTTCACCACTGTTCGGCGCAACCGCCTCCGAGCCCGGGATCCCGTTCCGTTCTGCCGATTCGCCCGTCTCCTCCCCGTCATGGACTTTCTGCAGGACGCCATCACCACCGTTCATGACTACGGCCGTCCCGATGGGGCGATCCAGGCCCACCTGCAGTCGCGTCTGCGTCAGCACCCGACCTGGGTGCTCATTCCCTGCCTGTTCGAGGAGTTCCAGCGGCCCGCCCTCACCCTCATCCGCGATGTGCTGCGGGAGTTCACCGGCCTCGGGGGCCTGCTGATCGCCCTGGCCGCGGAGGCTCCCGAGGAGGTGGAGGCGGCCCGGGCCTTCTTCGCCGATGTGCCCTTCCCGGTGCGTGTCCTCTGGACCAATGGTCCGGCCGTGCGGGAGCTGCTGGCCGATGTGCACCAGCGCGGTCTCGACGTGCTGGGTCCGCCGGGCAAGGGCTGGGCGGTGTGGCAGGGCCTGGGGGTGGCCAGCCTCGATGCGGAGCTGATCGCGCTCTTCGACGCCGACATCCGCACCTTCTCGCCGGCCTACCCGCTGCGGATGCTGGCCCCCCTGCTGGAGCCGTCCGACGGCATCGCCTACGTCAAGGCGTTCTACAGCCGCCTCTCGGTGGAGGAGGGCCGGCTGCACGGACGGGCCACGCGGCTGTTCGTCTCACCGGTGCTCCAGTCGCTCGAGCAGCTGATGGGGGCCAGTCCGTTTCTGCGCTACCTGCAGTCCTTCCGGTATCCCCTGGCCGGCGAATTCGCCTTCACCCGCGACCTGGCGATGAACCTGCGCATCCCCTGCGACTGGGGTCTGGAGATCGGCCTGCTCTCGGAGGTGTACCGGCATGTGGCCATCTGCCGCATCGCCCAGGTGGATCTCGGCATCTTCGATCACAAGCACAAGGCCATCGGAGCCGGGCCGGACGAAGGGCTGCAGCGCATGTGCCGGGAGATCCTCGCCAGCCTGCTGCGGGGGCTGATGGAGCACGAGTCGCGGGCCCTCACCTCCGAGCAACTCTCGGCCCTGGAGGTGGTCTATCGCCGTGTGGCGGAGGACCGGGTGCGGCAGCACGCCTTCGATGCCCGTCTCAACGGCCTCCCCTACGACCGCCACGGCGAGGAGAACGCCGTGAAGGACTTCACCGCCCTGCTCAGGCCGGGCTGCACCTCGTTCATGGAGCGCCCCTCCGGCTGGCGCATGCCCAGCTGGTCGCGGGCGCTGGCCTTTGATCCCGGTCTGCGGGAGACCCTGCGGGATGTGGGCTCCAGTCTGGCGACCTCGCCGGCCGGCACTCCCGCCACCGCGGCGGCCAGCCCGGCCCCGGCCCCCGTGCGCCGCCCCGCGACCCGCCGGTTGCGCACCGCCTGAGCCTCCCCCGGCTCCCGCCCGCGAGCAGCCCCGGTCCGCTCTGCGTAAGGTGGCCGCGCCTCACTGCGCATGGGTATGGCCGATCTGCCCCGGGGCTACACGGTGCTTGCCTGGCTCGGCCTCGCCGCCAACCTGCTGGCCTTCCCGGCGGTGGCTCTGGATCTGGCCACCGACGCGCACCTGAAGGTGCTCAATCTGGTCATGGCCTGCAGCGTGGCCTGGCCCGATGCCGTGGTGGGCGTGGTGGCCTGCGCTGCCCTGCTGGCCCGCCGCCGCTGGGGCATCGTCGTGGCGATCGTGGCCCTCTCGCTCGCTCTGGCCGGCAGCCTTCCCTATGTGATCGTGCGGCTGGTGCTGGTGCCCGATCAGCGCCTGCCCCTGGCGCTCGGGGCGTCGGCCTTCTGGCTGCTGAACCTGCTGGCCCTGATCTACTGGTGCCGCCCCGTGCATCGCCGGCGGCTGGCGGTGTACCGGGTCTGAGGTCAGCGGAATCCGGCCATGGTGGATGGGGTGCTCAACTGGGCCTCGCTGGCCGGGGTGCTGCTGCTCTTCGGGGGGCTGCCTCTGGCGGTGTCGGCCGGATTCCAGCTGGTGCTGCAGCTGATGGGCCGCGCCCGTCTGGCTGATGGACTGGTCACCCTCGCTCTGCTGCAGGGGCTGCTGCTGCTGCTGCGCATGGCCATGCCCGCCATGGGTCTGGTGCTGATCCTGCAGGGCTGGCGCCTGGATTCGGCCCTGCAGCTGGCGGTGGCCCTCCTGGCCATCGCCGCCTTCCTCGAGGCCGTGGCCGGCACCCTGCGCGACCTCGACGGCTGGCAGCAGCGCCGCCGGCGTTAGGCCGGGTAGCCGCGGCGGGCGGGGATCGGATAGGGGATGCGCCGGTGCCGCATGCGCCGCCAGACGCGGACGAAGGCGCGGATCAGCAGCTCCACCTCCGCCCGGCTCAGGCCGCTGTGGGCCAGCTGGCCATCGCGCAGGCGGGCCTCCACGATGCGGCGCACCGTGTCGCGGGCCTGCTGGTCACTGGTTTCGGGCGGCAGCGAGCGCAGGGCGGCTTCACAGCCATCGGCCAGCATCAGGATTCCCGTCTCGCGGGAGCGGGGTGCGGGGCCCCGATAGCGGAAGTCCGCCTCCGGGGTGGCGGCATCGCGCTGGCGCGCCTGATGGAAGAAGTAACCCATCTTCAGGGTGCCCTGGTGCTCGGGGATGAAATCGGCCACCGAACGGGGCAGCCTGTGGCGGCGGGCCAGCTTGAGGCCCTCATCCACATGGGCCTGGAGGATGCGGGCGCTGCCGCGGGGATCGTCGAGCTGGTCGTGGGGATTGGGGCCGTCGACCTGGTTCTCGATGAACCATTGCGGCGCATGCAGTTTGCCCACGTCGTGATACAGGGCGCCGGTGCGGATCAGGTCCACGTCGGCGCCGATCGTGCGGGCCCCCTCCTCCGCCAGGCCGCAGATCATCAGGGTGTGCTCGAAGGTGCCGGGAGCCTCCTTCGAGAGGCGCCGCAGCAGCGGCCGCTCCTGGTCGGCCAGCTCCAGCAGCCGGGCCCGGGTCAGCAGCCCGAAGAAGGTCTCGATCAGCGGTGCCAGTAGCAGCCCCACCATCACAAGGACGCCCATCAGGGCCGCCTCGCCGGCCAGCTCGCCGCCGTCGGCCCCCACTTCACGGAAGTAGGCGCTGAACAGGCCCGAGCGCAGCAGCAGCACCTGGAACAGCAGCGCCCCGAGCGGCAGCAGCAGGGCGAGTTGCAGCAGCTGAGCCCTGCTGCGCTGGCGGCCAGCCAGCACGGCGCTGAGGGCGGCCACACCGGCGCCCACCAGCAGCTGGGCCTCGCCGATGCCATCCACCGGGGTGGGCCAGAGCAGGGCCGCCGCCGCCAGCCAGGCCAGCCCCGCCGTGGCCCCCAGCCCCTGGCTGATGAGCAGGGTGGGCGGCACCAGCAGGGCCAGCGGGCTGACGGCCGGACCGGCGCCGACGCCGGCCCAGAGCTTGAGCACCTGAACGGTCACCAGCACCCCGAGGGCGAGCAGCGCCTGACGGGCTTCCAGCGAGGGGCGGTCCCGCCGCATCAGCAGCACCATCACCGCACTCACGGCCAGGCCCTCGGCGAAGCGCCCGGCCCAGTCGCGCGGGCTGGGGCCGCGGCTGACCATGCCGAAGTGGTCCAGCACGTCGTAGGCCTGGGGGCTGATGGTCTCGCCCTTGCGGATGATCAGATCGCCCCGCTGCACTTCGATCGTGGGGATGCCCTCCTTGGTGAGGAGCTTCTCGATCAGGCGGCTGCTCAGGTCGGGATCGGTGCGCAGGTTGGTCTGGCCGCTGAGGGTCTGACTCAGCAGCCGCGCGCCGAGGCTGCGGGGCGGCGCCCCGGCCTCGCCGAGGTCGCTGAGCTGAAGATCGGCCGCCTGCCGCAGCTGCAGTTCAGCCAGGCTGGGCACCACCCCCTGGCGCAGCATCCGCTCCAGCGCGCGGCGCAGCGCCATGTCCCAGCTGCGGCGCTGGGCGTCGTCGCGGGCGGTCAGCCAGGCCCGTTCCGCATCGTTGAGGCTGATGGGCTCGACACGCTCCTCACCGGCGCTGGCCCAGGTCTGCAGCCGCACCAGCTGGCGTTCGAGGGCGAGCCGGAGCTCGTGGCTCGCCTCCTCGTCCACCACTTCCACATAGGTGCGGGGGATGAGCTGGGAGCGGCGCTGATCCAGCAGCGTCCGGTCCTCCACCACGGCATCGGCCGGAGCGCGTCGCTCGAACGGCGCCGCCATGCCCGGCCGCAGGCTCGGCTCGAACAGCCAGGGCCAGCTGGAGAGCAGGGCGACCAGCAGACAGGCGGCCAGCACCAGCAGCCGCCCACCCGCCGACCAGCGCAGGATCGGGCCCCGTGGCTCCTGCAGGCGTCTCCAGACGCGGCCGAGGCGCCCTGGCCGCTGCTGCCGCCACATCCGTCTGCGGAGAGGCACCGTTCAGCGAAAGGCAACCTGAACGCTAGCCGTGCTGCCGTCGGCCGGATGATGGCGTCCTCTCGAGCGAACCCATGGCGACCCGTCTCGACGGCCGTGCGCTGGCCTCCAGGATCGAGGAGCGCCTCAGCTCCTGGATTCGCGAGCACGTCTCCCGGGCCGGTCGTCCACCGGGCCTGGCGGTGCTGCGCGTCGGTGATGACCCGGCCAGCGGGGTCTACGTGGCCAACAAGGAGCGCGCCTGCACCCGGGTGGGCATGCGCAGCCTCGGGGCGCATCTGCCGGCCCACAGCAGCTCCGCCGACGTGCTGGCGGCGATCGAGCGCCTCAACCGGGACGACGCGGTGGACGGGCTGCTGCTGCAGCTGCCGCTGCCCGCCGGCCTGGACGAGCGGCCCCTGCTGGCGGCGATCGAACCGGCCAAGGATGCCGACGGTCTGCACGCCCTGAATCTCGGCCACCTGCTCCGGGGCGAACCGGGCCCGCGCAGCTGCACACCGGCCGGCGTGATGGCGCTGCTGGCCGAGCAGCGGGTTCCCCTGGAGGGGGCCAGAGCCGTGGTGGTGGGCCGCAGCATCCTGGTGGGCCGTCCGATGGCGCTGATGCTGGAGGCGGCCGATGCCACGGTCACCGTGGCCCACTCCCGCAGCCGTGATCTGGCCGCCATCACCCGCGAGGCCGACGTGCTGGTGGTGGCGGCCGGTCGGCCGGGGCTGATCGGGGCGGAGCATGTGCGGCCCGGGGCCGTGGTGGTGGATGTGGGCATCCACCGCCGGGCGCCCGATCCCGATGCCGGCCCCGAGGCCCGCCCGCGCCTCTGCGGTGATGTGCGCTTCGAGGAGGTGGAGCCCCTCGCCTCGGCGATCACGCCGGTGCCCGGGGGAGTGGGCCCCATGACCGTGACCCTGCTGCTGGTGAATGCCCTGGCCAGCTGGAGCCGCCGCTGCGGTTGTCCCGATCCCCTGCCGGTGGTGCTGCCCTGATCGCGCCGTCGCCTCCTCCTCCGCGGCCTGTGGCCCGCCTGAGAGAATCCGGCGATTGAGGCGTGGCGATGCAGGCGGCGGAAACAGGAGTGCCCTCGTCCCCCGGGACCGGCACCGCCCCGGCGGCGCCCGGCGGCGGCTTTGATCTCGGGACCTACCTCAACGGCTCCCGTGAGCGGGTCGAGGCGGCGCTCGACGCCAGCCTGGGCCCGGAACGGCCGGAAGGGCTGCGCGAGGCGATGCGCTACTCACTGCTGGCCGGTGGCAAGCGGCTGCGGCCGATCCTCTGTCTGGCGGCCTGTGAGCTGGCCGGCGGGGAGGCCGAGCTGGCCATGCCCACGGCGGTGGCCCTGGAGATGATCCACACCATGTCGCTCATCCACGACGACCTGCCGGCGATGGATGACGACGATCTGCGCCGCGGTCAGCCCACCAACCATGTGAAGTTCGGGGAGGCCACCGCGATCCTCGCCGGCGATGCCCTGCTCACCCGTGCGTTCGAGATGGTGGCGCGCCGCAGCCCCGGCGTGCCGCCCGATCGCCTGCTGGCGGTGGTGGCCGAGCTGTCCCTGGCGGCGGGCGCTCCCGGCCTGGTGGGCGGCCAGGTGGTGGATCTCGACAGCGAGGGCCGCAGCGTGGATCTGGAGACGCTGGAGTACATCCACCTGCACAAGACCGGTGCGCTGCTGCGGGCCAGCGTGCTCTGCGGCGCCCTGATCGCCGGGGCCGACCAGGCCCTGCTCGATGGCCTGCGGGCCTATGCCCGCGGCATCGGACTCGCCTTCCAGATCATCGACGACATCCTCGATGTGACCGCCAGCAGCGAGGTGCTGGGCAAGACCGCCGGCAAGGATCTGGTGGCCGACAAGACCACCTACCCGAAGCTGCTGGGACTGGAGCAGTCGCGCCAGCGCGCCGATCAGCTGATCGATGCCGCCAAGGCCGGCCTGGAGCCGTGGCTGGATCGCGCCCAGCCCCTGCTGGCCCTGGCCGACTACATCACCAGCCGCGACCGATGAGCGACGCCGCCTCCTCCCTCCACGGCCTGCCCGAGCTGCTGCGCAACGGTGTGCTCACCTGGGCCCTGCTGGCCTGCGGCACGGCCCAGCTCTCGAAGCTGCTGGTGGAGCTCGTGGCCCATCGCCGCTGGCGACCCGCCGTGCTGCTGGAGACCGGCGGTATGCCCTCCAGCCATTCGGCGCTGATGAGCGGTGCGGCCGCCGGCGTGGGCTGGCAGCTGGGGTTCGATGATCCCCTCTTCGCCCTGGCGGCGACCGCGGCGATCGTCGTGATGTACGACGCCAGTGGCGTGCGCCGGGCCGCGGGACGGATCGCCCAGCGGGTCAATGCCCTGCCGGCCGACGCCTGGGGACCGGCTCCCTCCTCCGACAGCCCCTCAGCCCCGCCGCTGAAGGAGAACCTCGGCCACAGCCGGCTCGAGGTGCTGGTGGGAGGGTTGATCGGTCCTGCCGTGGCCCTGAGCGGCCTGTCGCTGCTGGGCTCGCCCTGGCAGCTGGCCCAGCGGATCGGTTGGGTTCCGATCGGCTGAACACCGCTCGGCTGAACGACGCCGGCTCCGCCTCCGCCTTCCGGATGACACCGGATCAGGCGGAGGCCCACCGACGCTTCAGCGACTGGTTCGGCTCCGGCAGCGAGGCGCCCTTCCTGCTGGAGGGCTACGCGGGAACCGGCAAGACCGTGCTGTCGATGCTGCTGCTGCAGACGGTGGAAGCCTGCGGCCTCTGCTGGACCGTGGCCGCCCCCACCCACAAGGCCGTGGGTGTGTTGCGGGAGGCTCTCGACGCGCACCGGCTGCACGCCACCTGGTACCCCTCCACCCTGCACCGGCTGCTGCGGCTGCGCCTGGAGCGTCGCCAGGGCCTCGAGGGCTGCGTGGAGAGCGAGGAGACCGGTCTGGCGCTGCAGGCGCTCGATCTGGTGCTGATCGACGAGGCCTCCATGCTCGATGCCGATCTGCTGGCCATCACCCTGACCTGCGCGGCGCGCTCGGGCAGCCGCCTGGTGTTCGTGGGCGATTCGGCCCAGCTGCCGCCCGTGGGAGCCTGCCGCAGTCCGGTGTTCGATCTCCAGCCGGCCTGTCGTGGCCTGCTGCGGCAGGTGGTGCGCCACCAGGGACCGGTGCTGGGGCTGGCCTCGGCGCTGCGGGAGGAGCGTCTGCCGCTCCGCCCCCCCGGCCGGGCCTGCTGGTGGCGGATCCCCGCGGCCGGGTGGGGGTTCTCGGCACGGCGACCTGGCGCGAGCGGGCGATGGCCGCCCTGCGGCAGGCGGCCCGAGTCGATGACGTGGATGCGGCGCGCATCCTCTGCCACCGCAACCGCACCATCGAAGCTCTGATGCCGGCCGTGCGCCGGGCGGTGCATGGACCCGAGGCCGATCGCTGGCCCGTGCTGCCCGGGGAACGCCTCATCACCCGGCAGGCGGTGATGGCGGCCGCCAGCCATCGGGATGCCGGCAGCGGCGAGGAGGGTGGCCTGGTGCTCGCCTCCAACCGGGAGCTGCTGGTGCGCTCGGTGCGGCGGGAGCGCTGCGATCTCGCTCTTCTGCTGTCGGAACCCGATCTGGTGCCGGTCGCCGGTGCCGTGGAGGTGCTGCGGTTGGAGGCCGACGTGGCGGATCTCCGCCTCTCGCTGCGGCTGCTGCCCCCCTGGACAGCGACGCCAGGGCGCAGGTCGACCAGCTGCAGAGCGACCTGCGGCGGCAGGCCCGCCGCGAAGCGGACGAGGACCGGGCCCGCGGCCTCTGGCGCGCGGCTTTCCGCCTGCGCGATGCCTTCGCCTCCCTGGGACCGGCGGCGCTGCTCACGGTGCACCGGGCCCAGGGAAGCAGCTTCCGCGAGGTGTTCGTGGCCTCCGATCTCTTCCGGGCCGGCGACGGCCCCCTCCGGCGGCAGCTGCTCTACGTGGCGGTGACCCGTGCCCGGGAGCGGGTCTGGATCGAGGGTGTGGAGACGGCCGGCGCCCGCACCTGGAGCGCCCGGGAGCTGGCCCTCAGTTCAGTTGCAGACCCACCAGCCCCTGCCAGCCCAGGTAGCCCGCCAGCACCAGGCTGAGGCCGCCCACCAGCCAGTCCCCCCTGCGGAAGAGCCAGTCCCGCCCGCCCTCGAGCACCGGCCTGGAGCGCTCCCCCAGCAGCAGCACCAGCAGCACCGGCAGCAGCAGCAGGGCGCTGGCGCCGAGGGTGAACAGAGCCGTGTCGAGGGTCTCCTGCAGCGGGCTCAGGCCGGCGGCGAGCAGGGCCGAGGCCGCCTTGGCGAAGAGGAACAGGTCGTCCGGGCTGATCA
It encodes the following:
- a CDS encoding HAD-IIB family hydrolase; its protein translation is MTATGNGTADWWVVTDLDGTLLDHRYDWSPAAATLAVLRQAGIPVIPCTSKTASEVRSLQREMALVGPAIVENGGAVLLERDAPERDEGLGPDSRSLHQALMRMADATGVSLTALVDLEPEQVRRLTGLGGQALTMAMERQWSMPFLPPPADTWPAVQAAAAAMGLKVLQGNRLAHLIGGATDKGLALAHLQRRLGAEGASVLALGDSPNDLALLEAADVAVVVPGATGPHAELQENLNRGRYRLAPEPHGAGWAAAVRRVLAEAGRALPEPG
- a CDS encoding alpha-amylase family glycosyl hydrolase gives rise to the protein MDEAPPEAIGSTDPPLEGGRSDVGRLDDLLWWIYGDHPPGMAAALLSHRLQRTPAPATAGWDQRTAVLIGYADAVQAPGEPGLRTLRRFLDQHCPGLFPVLHVLPFLESTSDGGFAISNHTRIDPAYGDWVDLAALAEGRTLMADLVLNHVSSSHRWVQDFRRGAVPGGQMVLARPSEEGWDQVVRPRSSALFTRVETAQGPRELWTTFGPDQVDLDWRNPAVLVEFVAQIDRLLSHGAHWIRLDAVGFLWKEAGSSCIHLPRTHALVKVLRMVLQAREFAAVMVSETNVPEEENLSYLRPGDEAQLAYNFPLPPLLLECLTSGRADLLNSWLCRWPVLPAGTALLNFSASHDGIGLRPVEGLMPEERLQRLLRHCEIQGGLISHRRRADGSDSPYEINITWWSAMADSGGGDTLQWERYLCSQLLVAALAGVPAFYLPTLLTSRNDRGRFARTGLRRDLNRERFLEEAVNRRLRDPDAPAARALAAIGHALRVRHQLRAFHPEAPMRCLSGSRSDLVLLRRGEDGHHVWAVHNMTAERLNLPLARLLQAADGQPLAPQPLVDRLSGSLLEAATPTIPPYGVLWLQGLG
- a CDS encoding glycosyl transferase; amino-acid sequence: MDFLQDAITTVHDYGRPDGAIQAHLQSRLRQHPTWVLIPCLFEEFQRPALTLIRDVLREFTGLGGLLIALAAEAPEEVEAARAFFADVPFPVRVLWTNGPAVRELLADVHQRGLDVLGPPGKGWAVWQGLGVASLDAELIALFDADIRTFSPAYPLRMLAPLLEPSDGIAYVKAFYSRLSVEEGRLHGRATRLFVSPVLQSLEQLMGASPFLRYLQSFRYPLAGEFAFTRDLAMNLRIPCDWGLEIGLLSEVYRHVAICRIAQVDLGIFDHKHKAIGAGPDEGLQRMCREILASLLRGLMEHESRALTSEQLSALEVVYRRVAEDRVRQHAFDARLNGLPYDRHGEENAVKDFTALLRPGCTSFMERPSGWRMPSWSRALAFDPGLRETLRDVGSSLATSPAGTPATAAASPAPAPVRRPATRRLRTA
- a CDS encoding HDIG domain-containing metalloprotein, with translation MWRQQRPGRLGRVWRRLQEPRGPILRWSAGGRLLVLAACLLVALLSSWPWLFEPSLRPGMAAPFERRAPADAVVEDRTLLDQRRSQLIPRTYVEVVDEEASHELRLALERQLVRLQTWASAGEERVEPISLNDAERAWLTARDDAQRRSWDMALRRALERMLRQGVVPSLAELQLRQAADLQLSDLGEAGAPPRSLGARLLSQTLSGQTNLRTDPDLSSRLIEKLLTKEGIPTIEVQRGDLIIRKGETISPQAYDVLDHFGMVSRGPSPRDWAGRFAEGLAVSAVMVLLMRRDRPSLEARQALLALGVLVTVQVLKLWAGVGAGPAVSPLALLVPPTLLISQGLGATAGLAWLAAAALLWPTPVDGIGEAQLLVGAGVAALSAVLAGRQRSRAQLLQLALLLPLGALLFQVLLLRSGLFSAYFREVGADGGELAGEAALMGVLVMVGLLLAPLIETFFGLLTRARLLELADQERPLLRRLSKEAPGTFEHTLMICGLAEEGARTIGADVDLIRTGALYHDVGKLHAPQWFIENQVDGPNPHDQLDDPRGSARILQAHVDEGLKLARRHRLPRSVADFIPEHQGTLKMGYFFHQARQRDAATPEADFRYRGPAPRSRETGILMLADGCEAALRSLPPETSDQQARDTVRRIVEARLRDGQLAHSGLSRAEVELLIRAFVRVWRRMRHRRIPYPIPARRGYPA
- the folD gene encoding bifunctional methylenetetrahydrofolate dehydrogenase/methenyltetrahydrofolate cyclohydrolase FolD yields the protein MATRLDGRALASRIEERLSSWIREHVSRAGRPPGLAVLRVGDDPASGVYVANKERACTRVGMRSLGAHLPAHSSSADVLAAIERLNRDDAVDGLLLQLPLPAGLDERPLLAAIEPAKDADGLHALNLGHLLRGEPGPRSCTPAGVMALLAEQRVPLEGARAVVVGRSILVGRPMALMLEAADATVTVAHSRSRDLAAITREADVLVVAAGRPGLIGAEHVRPGAVVVDVGIHRRAPDPDAGPEARPRLCGDVRFEEVEPLASAITPVPGGVGPMTVTLLLVNALASWSRRCGCPDPLPVVLP
- the crtE gene encoding geranylgeranyl diphosphate synthase CrtE, whose protein sequence is MQAAETGVPSSPGTGTAPAAPGGGFDLGTYLNGSRERVEAALDASLGPERPEGLREAMRYSLLAGGKRLRPILCLAACELAGGEAELAMPTAVALEMIHTMSLIHDDLPAMDDDDLRRGQPTNHVKFGEATAILAGDALLTRAFEMVARRSPGVPPDRLLAVVAELSLAAGAPGLVGGQVVDLDSEGRSVDLETLEYIHLHKTGALLRASVLCGALIAGADQALLDGLRAYARGIGLAFQIIDDILDVTASSEVLGKTAGKDLVADKTTYPKLLGLEQSRQRADQLIDAAKAGLEPWLDRAQPLLALADYITSRDR
- a CDS encoding divergent PAP2 family protein, which encodes MSDAASSLHGLPELLRNGVLTWALLACGTAQLSKLLVELVAHRRWRPAVLLETGGMPSSHSALMSGAAAGVGWQLGFDDPLFALAATAAIVVMYDASGVRRAAGRIAQRVNALPADAWGPAPSSDSPSAPPLKENLGHSRLEVLVGGLIGPAVALSGLSLLGSPWQLAQRIGWVPIG
- a CDS encoding AAA family ATPase, yielding MTPDQAEAHRRFSDWFGSGSEAPFLLEGYAGTGKTVLSMLLLQTVEACGLCWTVAAPTHKAVGVLREALDAHRLHATWYPSTLHRLLRLRLERRQGLEGCVESEETGLALQALDLVLIDEASMLDADLLAITLTCAARSGSRLVFVGDSAQLPPVGACRSPVFDLQPACRGLLRQVVRHQGPVLGLASALREERLPLRPPGRACWWRIPAAGWGFSARRPGASGRWPPCGRRPESMTWMRRASSATATAPSKL
- a CDS encoding ATP-binding domain-containing protein encodes the protein MASDLFRAGDGPLRRQLLYVAVTRARERVWIEGVETAGARTWSARELALSSVADPPAPASPGSPPAPG